In one Staphylococcus lutrae genomic region, the following are encoded:
- a CDS encoding DUF1798 family protein has product MQDVIQELMNDLQNIAQRYQNVRAGRTYDFYEEIQPFVQKVDTDIHALNPHLDSIIKNKYFTMRKIIRMQSIISELAVNCHQARTSKAIFFSQFKVVQHDLKGMINIARDLHV; this is encoded by the coding sequence ATGCAAGATGTTATTCAAGAACTCATGAATGATTTACAAAACATTGCACAACGCTATCAAAATGTCAGAGCAGGGCGGACGTACGATTTTTATGAAGAAATACAACCTTTTGTTCAAAAAGTAGATACCGATATACACGCTTTAAATCCTCACTTGGATTCGATAATTAAGAACAAGTATTTTACAATGCGAAAAATCATCCGTATGCAATCGATTATTTCAGAACTCGCCGTCAATTGTCATCAAGCCCGAACAAGTAAAGCCATTTTTTTCAGTCAGTTTAAAGTCGTACAGCATGATTTGAAGGGTATGATCAACATAGCGCGTGATTTACATGTATAA
- the gpsB gene encoding cell division regulator GpsB, which yields MSDVSLKLSAKDIYEKDFEKTMVRGYRPQEVDAFLDDIIADYQKMSDLNNEVIKLSEENHKLKKEIEDLRIRVASSRPQDNKSFASQSSNQNNNVDILKRISNLEKAVFGK from the coding sequence ATGTCAGATGTTTCGTTAAAACTATCAGCAAAAGACATTTATGAAAAAGATTTTGAAAAAACGATGGTTCGCGGTTACCGTCCACAAGAAGTTGATGCTTTTTTGGACGATATTATTGCAGATTATCAAAAGATGTCCGACTTAAATAATGAAGTCATCAAATTATCTGAAGAAAATCACAAGTTAAAAAAAGAAATTGAAGATTTACGTATCCGTGTTGCCTCTAGTAGACCTCAAGATAATAAGAGTTTCGCAAGTCAAAGTTCAAACCAGAATAATAATGTAGATATTTTAAAACGTATTTCAAATCTTGAAAAAGCTGTCTTCGGCAAATGA
- a CDS encoding THUMP domain-containing class I SAM-dependent RNA methyltransferase: MYQLLAVCPMGLEAIVAKEVQSLGFDTRVENGRIYFEGDASAIVKTNLWLRTADRVKLIVGQFEATTFDDLFEQTKSLPWEQYIPADGQFPVQGRSLKSKLFSVPDVQAITKKAIVERLKHAHQVSGWLDESGAKYPIEVVILKDQVLLTIDTSGSGLNKRGYRLAQGEAPIKETLAASLVKLANWTGDTPLIDPFCGSGTIAIEACLIAQNIAPGFNRNFVSEQWQLIPEGLYEQLRAEADALADYDKEVTIYASDIDPEMIKIAQRNADEVGVGDIIQFEVRDVNTLTIHHEGPIALIGNPPYGERIGDREQVEEMYRYLGVLMNNHPSLSLYIMTSYKTFEHLVNRKATKRRKLFNGYIETTYYQYWAKQ, from the coding sequence GTGTATCAATTATTAGCAGTGTGCCCAATGGGATTAGAAGCAATCGTAGCGAAAGAAGTTCAGTCTCTTGGATTCGACACACGCGTCGAAAATGGCCGTATATATTTTGAAGGAGATGCTTCAGCAATTGTCAAAACCAATTTATGGCTACGAACAGCTGATCGCGTCAAACTCATCGTCGGTCAATTTGAAGCGACAACTTTTGATGACCTTTTTGAACAGACCAAAAGCCTACCTTGGGAACAATATATTCCTGCAGATGGGCAATTTCCAGTTCAAGGGCGCAGTTTAAAATCAAAATTATTTAGTGTACCTGATGTTCAAGCGATTACTAAAAAAGCAATTGTAGAACGTCTCAAACACGCGCATCAAGTTTCAGGATGGTTAGATGAATCTGGCGCTAAATATCCCATAGAGGTGGTTATCCTTAAGGATCAAGTCCTGTTGACAATTGATACATCTGGCTCCGGTTTAAACAAGCGGGGGTATCGTCTTGCACAAGGGGAGGCGCCTATCAAAGAAACATTAGCAGCAAGTTTAGTAAAACTCGCAAATTGGACTGGCGACACGCCTTTAATCGACCCGTTTTGTGGCTCTGGGACGATTGCCATTGAAGCTTGTTTAATTGCACAAAATATCGCGCCAGGCTTTAATCGTAATTTCGTTTCAGAACAATGGCAACTGATTCCTGAGGGGCTCTATGAGCAACTACGTGCCGAAGCTGACGCATTAGCAGATTATGACAAAGAAGTGACCATTTATGCCTCGGACATCGATCCTGAAATGATTAAAATTGCACAACGCAATGCGGATGAAGTTGGCGTAGGAGATATCATTCAATTTGAGGTTCGAGACGTGAACACATTGACAATTCATCATGAAGGACCTATCGCATTAATTGGTAACCCTCCTTATGGTGAACGTATTGGAGATCGAGAACAAGTTGAAGAAATGTACCGCTACTTAGGGGTACTGATGAACAACCATCCAAGTTTGTCATTATACATTATGACAAGTTATAAAACTTTTGAACATTTAGTTAACCGCAAAGCGACAAAGCGTCGTAAATTATTTAATGGTTATATCGAAACAACATATTACCAATATTGGGCAAAACAATAA
- a CDS encoding SLOG family protein gives MYKTMYITGYKSYELQIFNDNRPEVTYLKKLITQKLIQYIEEGLEWVLIQGQLGIELWAAECVIALKQTYPEIKLGVITPFLEHTSKWNENNQMKYQRIVAESDYVNSVFQQPYQGPFQFQQADQFMLDHTDITVLIYDDIQPASSQFFKQKLVDFVEKTNYTCDIVTFDEITNFINDLQWSDEI, from the coding sequence ATGTATAAAACGATGTATATCACAGGTTATAAATCTTATGAATTACAGATTTTTAATGATAACAGGCCCGAAGTCACTTATCTTAAAAAGTTGATTACACAAAAGTTAATCCAATATATAGAAGAAGGATTAGAATGGGTACTCATTCAAGGGCAGTTAGGGATTGAATTGTGGGCGGCTGAATGTGTGATTGCACTTAAACAAACGTATCCGGAAATAAAGCTTGGTGTCATTACACCTTTTCTCGAGCACACCTCCAAGTGGAATGAGAACAATCAAATGAAATACCAACGCATCGTTGCAGAGAGCGATTACGTTAACAGTGTATTTCAACAACCTTATCAGGGGCCTTTTCAATTTCAACAAGCCGACCAATTTATGTTAGATCATACTGATATCACTGTCTTGATTTATGACGACATACAACCCGCAAGTTCACAATTCTTTAAACAAAAGTTAGTTGATTTTGTTGAAAAAACAAACTATACTTGTGATATTGTGACGTTTGACGAAATTACGAACTTTATCAATGATTTACAGTGGTCAGATGAAATTTAA
- the rarD gene encoding EamA family transporter RarD — translation MWGTLPLYWALIHDIRPIETLMYRIILSLLFMLIVLPLIKQWHQFSQDVSVLIAHPKKLFIIIFAGYIVTLNWGTFIFAIDAGYVLQTSLGYYINPLVSIVLSMIFFKERFNRVEWLAITFVVLGVVYMTFKVGDFPYISLILAFSFGIYGLLKKLVPMPALSSITIESLSTAPMAIIYLIFVSQTSQLSLGWNMSTFWILFSGAVTALPLIAFSEGAIRIPLSLMGFIQYVGPTLIFLLGIFVFKEPFNMDQFITFSLIWLGILVYVISQIVKLRKRPQQRI, via the coding sequence ATGTGGGGGACGCTCCCATTATATTGGGCACTCATCCATGATATTCGTCCCATCGAAACATTGATGTATCGCATTATATTGTCATTGCTCTTCATGCTTATTGTATTACCACTAATTAAGCAATGGCATCAATTTTCACAAGATGTATCAGTATTAATTGCGCATCCGAAAAAGTTATTCATTATCATTTTTGCCGGGTATATTGTAACACTGAATTGGGGCACTTTTATTTTTGCAATTGATGCTGGATATGTGCTTCAGACCAGTTTAGGGTATTATATCAATCCCCTTGTCAGCATTGTATTATCAATGATTTTCTTTAAAGAACGCTTTAATCGTGTAGAATGGCTTGCGATAACCTTTGTTGTGTTAGGTGTTGTATATATGACGTTTAAAGTAGGCGATTTCCCATATATATCACTTATATTAGCATTTTCGTTTGGCATCTATGGGCTGTTGAAAAAGCTCGTTCCGATGCCCGCACTCAGTAGTATTACGATTGAGTCATTATCAACGGCTCCGATGGCGATCATTTATTTAATTTTTGTAAGCCAAACGTCTCAGCTCAGCCTTGGATGGAATATGTCAACGTTTTGGATCCTTTTTTCGGGTGCAGTGACAGCTTTGCCTTTAATCGCCTTTTCGGAAGGCGCAATTCGTATTCCATTATCTTTAATGGGGTTCATCCAATATGTAGGTCCTACTTTAATTTTTTTACTTGGTATTTTCGTTTTCAAAGAACCCTTTAATATGGACCAATTCATTACCTTTAGTTTAATTTGGCTCGGTATTCTCGTATATGTCATATCACAAATCGTGAAATTGAGAAAACGTCCCCAACAACGCATTTAA